The Streptomyces sp. NBC_00435 nucleotide sequence GCCTCCCCGTGCCCGCCGCGGACCGGCCCGCGCGGGCCCGGGTGGAGCGGGCGCTGCAGGTCACCTCGGAGCCGGCGGTCGAAGGGGCCTGGCACTGGGTCGACGACTCGACGCTGCACTACCGGCCCCGTACGTACTGGCCCGCCCACGCCGAAGTACGCGTACTCAGCGGGCTCGACGGGGTCGAGGTCGGGGAACGGGAAGGGGAACGGGAGTACGGCGGACCCTCGGAGTCCCTGCGGTTCACCATCGGGGAGCGGATCGAGGCGGTCACCGACGCCGCCGCGCACGAGATGACGGTACGGCGCAACGGCACGGTCGTGCGGACCATCCCGGTGACCACCGGCAAGGCCGGCTTCCTGACCCGCAGTGGCATCAAGGTCGTCCTGGGCAAGGAGTACAAGGTCCGGATGCGCGGGGACACCGTGGGCATCAAGCGCGGCACGAGCGAGTTCTACGACCTGCCCGTCTTCTACGCGACCCGGGTGACGTGGAGCGGCGAGTACGTGCACGCCGCGCCCTGGTCGGTCGAGGCGCAGGGCGAGGAGAACGTCAGCCACGGCTGTACGGGCATGAGCACGGCGGACGCGGCCTGGTTCTTCGGCACGGTGCGGGAGGGCGACGTGGTGTCGGTGCTGAACAGCGGCGGTGAGCCGATGGCGCCGTTCGACAACGGGTTCGGGGACTGGAACCTGGGCTGGCCGGCCTGGCTGGCCGGCAGCGCCCTGGGGGCCCACGCCGATTCCCCGCTCGCCCCCGCCGCCTCCCCGCACACGCCGGCCCACGGACCGTCGAGGCTGCACCCCCTCACCTGAGGGACGGGCCCACCGGGCTGCCGGCCCGGCCGGGCCGGCAGCCCGGTGGGCCCGCTTCGGTAACATCCGTGCCGTGCCCGCATCCTCCCCCGCCGTGACCGGCATCGACGTCGTCCTCCTGACCATGAACGACCGGCCCGACGAGGAGGCCGCGGCTGTCCGGACGCTCCTGGCGCAGCAGGACGTCGACCTGCGCCTCGTCATCGTCGGCAACGGCTGCCGCCCCTCGCTCTCCGTCCCCGGTGCCGCGGTCGTGACGCTCCCGGAGAACCTCGGCATCCCCGAGGGACGCAACCGCGGCGCGCTCGCCCTGCGGGACACGGGCAGCGAGTTCGTCTTCTTCCTCGACAACGACGCGTCCTTCCCCCGCCCCGACGTCCTGTCCCGGCTGGTGGCCGAGGCCCGCCGCCACCCCCGGGCGGCGTACGTCCAGCCGCGGCTCACCGGCCCCGACGACACCACGACACCGCGCCGTTGGGTGCCCCGCCTGCGCACCGGCGATCCTGGACGGTCCGGCACCGTCGCCACCATGACCGAGGGCGTGGTCATGGTCCGCCGGGACGCCTTCGACGCGGCCGGTGGCTGGGCCGACTTCTTCCTTTACCACGAGGGCATCGACCTCGCGTACCGGCTGTGGGACCAGGGCCGCACCGGCTGGTACGCGGCGGACGTCCGGATGCACCACCCCGTAACCAGCCCCACCCGCCACGCGCTCTTCCACCGGCTGGCCGCCCGTAACCGCGTCTGGCTCGCCCATCGCAACCTCCCCGGCCCCCTCGTCCCCGTCTACCTCGGCATCTGGGCGGCCGTCACGGCCTTGCGCGGCGTTCGGGGCGGCGGACGGCAGGAGTCCCTCCAGGGTTTCCGCGAGGGCTGGGCGACCCGTCGCGACCAGCCGCGCCGGCCCCTGCGCTGGCGCACGGTGGCCCGTCTCACCGCCGCCGGCCGGCCCCCGGTCCTCTGAGCCCGCTCTGCGTCGAATGGCGCGCTCGCGCCGCTCAGGCTACCCCGCGCGCCCGCTTCCCGGCCCCGACCCCGGCCCCAGCCCGCCCCGGTGGGTCGCGTCGTACGCCGTGAGGGCGGCCGAGAGGCGGCCGGCGGCAGTGGGGTCGGTGGCGTCGTGGCCGGTGAGCAGACGGATGCGGCCGAGGCGGTAGGTCAGGGTGTTGCGGTGGACGTTGAGGGTCTCGGCGGCCTCGCCCCGCCGGTAGCCGGCCGCGATGAACTCCCGCAGCGTGGCGATCAGATGGGGCTGGCCGTCGAGGGGCGCGAGGACGCGGGCCAGGGCGTCGCGGGCGGGGCCGGGCTGCACCAGCTGATACTCGACGGCGAGGTCGGCCAGCCGGTAGAGACCCGGCGGACGTCCCAAGTCCTCGGCCAGGGAAAGGACTTCGGACGCCTCCGCCTGGGCCCGCGGGATCGATCCGTGGTCCTCGGCGATCGCGGCCGCCGCCGTGCAGCGCAGTTCGGCCGCCGTGTCGAGTCTGGTGAGCAGCTTCCGGGTCGCGCCTCCCCCGCCCGGCCCGGGCGCGACGAGCGGGACGAGCAGCACCCCGCCGTCCCCCTTGAAGGTCGCCAGTACCTCGGGGTTGCCGTCCAGTTCGGAGCGCACGGCGCGCAGAATGCGGGTGGTCGCGCCGCCGGGTGCCTCCGGGAGCCGCAGGACCACCACCTCGTACCGCTCGGCGAGCGTGCGCCCGTACCGCTCGGCCGCGCGCCGCGCCGGGCGGCCGGCGAGCAGGACCCCGGCGAGGTTCCGACCGTGCTCGCGTTGCTCCCAGTCGAGGTCGGCCTGTTCGCGGAGGTAGGCCTCGGCGACCTTGGGCATCACCTCGCCGAGGAACGCGAGCAGGCCCGTGACCAGCGCGAACGGATCGGTGGTGGGTTCGGGGCCGGCCGTGGCCAGCTCCCATGCCTGGCGGGCGCCGAGCGGGTAGACCCGTAGCACCGCCTCCAGCGGGACGCCGTCCCGGGCCCGTTCGGCGCCCCAGGCGATCGGTGTGGCCAGCTCCTGTTCGGTCGGCGGGCGGCCTTCGGCGGCTGCGGTGAGGAACAGCCTCAGCACGGCCTCGGTGTTCGCGACGAGGTCGCCGCCGAGGACGCTGTCGGGCAGCAGCCGGTACGACGGGATCTCGGCGGTCAGGCGGGCGGCGGTCGCCGCGGCGATCTCCGGGACCCGGGGCAGCAGTGACGCGGCGAAACCCGGTGGCAGCCGCTCCGCGATCACGGATTCGCCGGGCGCGGCCGCGCCCACCGCGGGACCCTCCGGAGCACCCGCCGCCACAGCCACCACCACACCTGTGTCGTCCATCCCCGCATTGTCACCGCGCACAAACGCGGGAGGAAGCATTCTGCGCGTACTGCCAGGGGACACGGGCGGCGCACCGGAGCATTCTGTGCAGTCCGACCAGGACTCCACCCCCCGTCAGGAGATGCCGTATGGGCCGCAGTTCCCGTGCGTCGCGCACCCGCACCCTGCTCACCAGGGCCGCCCTCCCACTGGCCCTCGTGCTCGCCGCCGCCTTCCCTGCGCACGCCGCCACCGACGGAGTCACGGGAGGCGGGATCAACGACTTCTCCTGCCGGCCGAGCGCCGCGCATCCCGAGCCCGTGGTGCTGCTCCACGGCACCTTCGCGACCTGGTACGAGGACCTCAACTTCCTCCAGGCCGACCTCGCCGCCCGCGGCTACTGCACCTTCGCCCTGACCTACGGGGCCTACGAGGGCTTCCCGCTGGCCGGCGGTCTGAAGCCGGTGGCCGTCTCCAACCTGGAGATCAAGGAGTACGTGGAGAAGGTGCGCGGCGCGACCGGCGCGGCCCAGGTCTCGGTCGTCGGCCACTCCGAAGGCGGGCTCCAGGCCCTCTACCTCGCCAAGATGCAGGGCATTCAGCCGCACATCAAGGCGGTCGTGGCCATCGCTCCCCCGACCCACGGCACGAACGCCGCCGGCCTCCTGGACCTGGGGGACAAACTGCTCGGGCGCGAGACCATGGAGAGGATCGTGACCACCGTCGGCATCCCGGTGCTGGCCGACGAGGTCCCCGGCGGTCCCGCCGTCAAGGCGCTGAACGACGGTCCGGTGGCCCAGCCCGGGATCGCGTACACCGTCATCACCTCGCGCTACGACGAGCTCGTCACCCCGACCGATACGGCCTTCGTCCGCGAGCCCGGGGTCAGGAACCAGTACGTGCAGGACTACTGCCCGCTGGACCCGGTGGGCCACATCGGCGAGGCCTACGACCTCAACGTCTGGCACATGGTGCGCAACGGCCTCGACCCGCGCCGTGCCACGCCGATCCTGGTGTGCGCGGTCGGCTCGCCCGGCTAGAGCGTGTCCGGCGCGGCCGCGGGGCACGGCCGCGCCGGACACCGCCGTCCTACGGGAGCGGCCCGCCCCGGGCCGTCAGCCACAGGGAGTACCACTCCTCGTGGCCGAGGTCGGGGGTGCGCAGCGCGGCGTCGCGGCAGGCCCGGATGCGTTCCGGGCGCCCGGTGCCGATGACGGGGGCGATCCGGGCAGGGTGGCGTTGCAGCCACCACAGCAGGATCGTCTCCGGCGTGGTGTCCTTGGCCTTGGCGAGCGTACG carries:
- a CDS encoding L,D-transpeptidase, with protein sequence MAGAVAGALFVVAAAPQSDDGRPSAGEPAGSVELLVGRVLDNGSRRCAMEAFRAELCGGREQQLVRATARGAGSVVRDPSYGGAARAAAHTVVLPTDAASPLDITLAGPGMLTYVTVHDGHGRYVGGALGARGHRWANTEPLRAGETYTVRVGAQDAAGTPVGVTMMFRTAPAARDDRLTAEFGPKPGTYGAGQIVTASLSLPVPAADRPARARVERALQVTSEPAVEGAWHWVDDSTLHYRPRTYWPAHAEVRVLSGLDGVEVGEREGEREYGGPSESLRFTIGERIEAVTDAAAHEMTVRRNGTVVRTIPVTTGKAGFLTRSGIKVVLGKEYKVRMRGDTVGIKRGTSEFYDLPVFYATRVTWSGEYVHAAPWSVEAQGEENVSHGCTGMSTADAAWFFGTVREGDVVSVLNSGGEPMAPFDNGFGDWNLGWPAWLAGSALGAHADSPLAPAASPHTPAHGPSRLHPLT
- a CDS encoding glycosyltransferase family 2 protein; this encodes MPASSPAVTGIDVVLLTMNDRPDEEAAAVRTLLAQQDVDLRLVIVGNGCRPSLSVPGAAVVTLPENLGIPEGRNRGALALRDTGSEFVFFLDNDASFPRPDVLSRLVAEARRHPRAAYVQPRLTGPDDTTTPRRWVPRLRTGDPGRSGTVATMTEGVVMVRRDAFDAAGGWADFFLYHEGIDLAYRLWDQGRTGWYAADVRMHHPVTSPTRHALFHRLAARNRVWLAHRNLPGPLVPVYLGIWAAVTALRGVRGGGRQESLQGFREGWATRRDQPRRPLRWRTVARLTAAGRPPVL
- a CDS encoding PucR family transcriptional regulator; its protein translation is MDDTGVVVAVAAGAPEGPAVGAAAPGESVIAERLPPGFAASLLPRVPEIAAATAARLTAEIPSYRLLPDSVLGGDLVANTEAVLRLFLTAAAEGRPPTEQELATPIAWGAERARDGVPLEAVLRVYPLGARQAWELATAGPEPTTDPFALVTGLLAFLGEVMPKVAEAYLREQADLDWEQREHGRNLAGVLLAGRPARRAAERYGRTLAERYEVVVLRLPEAPGGATTRILRAVRSELDGNPEVLATFKGDGGVLLVPLVAPGPGGGGATRKLLTRLDTAAELRCTAAAAIAEDHGSIPRAQAEASEVLSLAEDLGRPPGLYRLADLAVEYQLVQPGPARDALARVLAPLDGQPHLIATLREFIAAGYRRGEAAETLNVHRNTLTYRLGRIRLLTGHDATDPTAAGRLSAALTAYDATHRGGLGPGSGPGSGRAG
- a CDS encoding esterase/lipase family protein, translated to MGRSSRASRTRTLLTRAALPLALVLAAAFPAHAATDGVTGGGINDFSCRPSAAHPEPVVLLHGTFATWYEDLNFLQADLAARGYCTFALTYGAYEGFPLAGGLKPVAVSNLEIKEYVEKVRGATGAAQVSVVGHSEGGLQALYLAKMQGIQPHIKAVVAIAPPTHGTNAAGLLDLGDKLLGRETMERIVTTVGIPVLADEVPGGPAVKALNDGPVAQPGIAYTVITSRYDELVTPTDTAFVREPGVRNQYVQDYCPLDPVGHIGEAYDLNVWHMVRNGLDPRRATPILVCAVGSPG